In Solanum pennellii chromosome 7, SPENNV200, the following are encoded in one genomic region:
- the LOC107026079 gene encoding uncharacterized protein LOC107026079, translated as MATINGLTSPHPFLSLQKSNLKPFLSLSKPMKSQFLLKGLKQQNQQLRDWAVVASVSNEADVIRVQSSDVMDQQNGVVIGLEREPELGGGDMGIVNQVVGGFGNEGRLSFEGGGGFSSASGVGGSESKEEDVEKLIDRAINATIVLAAGSFAITKLLTIDHDYWHGWTLFEILRYAPQHNWVAYEEALKRNPVLAKMVISGVVYSVGDWIAQCYEGKPLFEIDRARMLRSGLVGFTLHGSLSHYYYQFCEALFPFEDWWVVPVKVAFDQTVWSAIWNSIYFTVLGILRLESPLAIFSELKATFLPMLTAGWKLWPFAHLITYGVIPVEQRLLWVDCVELIWVTILSTYSNEKSESRVSEVIVEAEAQPPSISPPQE; from the exons ATGGCGACCATCAATGGCTTGACCTCACCACAcccctttctctctctacaaaaATCCAATCTAAAGCCCTTTCTCTCTCTGTCAAAACCCATGAAGTCTCAATTCTTACTCAAAGGTCTTAAACAGCAGAATCAGCAGTTGAGAGATTGGGCTGTAGTGGCTTCGGTATCAAACGAAGCCGACGTGATTCGGGTCCAAAGTTCTGACGTTATGGACCAGCAAAATGGGGTTGTAATTGGGTTGGAAAGAGAACCGGAATTAGGGGGCGGAGATATGGGTATTGTAAATCAGGTGGTGGGTGGGTTTGGAAATGAAGGGAGGTTGTCGTTTGAAGGTGGTGGTGGGTTTTCTTCGGCAAGTGGTGTTGGTGGATCAGAGAGTAAAGAGGAGGATGTGGAGAAACTTATTGATAGAGCTATAAATGCAACTATTGTGTTAGCTGCTGGATCTTTTGCTATTACTAAATTGCTCACTATTGATCATGATTACTGGCAT GGATGGACCTTATTTGAGATATTGAGATATGCACCTCAGCACAACTGGGTTGCATACGAGGAAGCGCTTAAAAGAAATCCAGTTTTGGCTAAAATGGTTATCAGTGGAGTGGTTTACTCTGTTGGGGATTGGATTGCACAG TGCTATGAAGGGAAGCCTCTTTTTGAAATCGATCGTGCACGTATGTTGAGATCAGGCTTAGTTGGATTCACGCTACATGGATCCCTctctcattattattatcagtTCTGTGAG GCACTGTTTCCATTCGAAGATTGGTGGGTGGTTCCTGTCAAGGTTGCCTTTGATCAAACTGTTTGGTCAGCAATTTGGAACAGCATCTACTTCACAGTTTTGGGAATTTTACGTCTTGAATCCCCTCTTGCTATTTTCAGTGAATTGAAGGCTACGTTCTTGCCAATGTTGACG GCTGGTTGGAAGCTGTGGCCATTTGCTCATCTAATTACATATGGTGTAATTCCTGTTGAACAAAGGCTTCTTTGGGTTGACTGTGTAGAACTCATTTGGGTGACAATACTCTCAAC tTATTCAAATGAGAAATCAGAATCTAGAGTCTCTGAGGTGATCGTAGAAGCAGAGGCGCAACCTCCCTCAATAAGCCCACCACAG GAGTAA